One Augochlora pura isolate Apur16 chromosome 10, APUR_v2.2.1, whole genome shotgun sequence DNA window includes the following coding sequences:
- the LOC144476261 gene encoding pyrimidodiazepine synthase → MSSEHLGAGSQKPAEIKGQARLYSMKFCPFAHRIRLILSYKKIPHDIVNINLMNKPEWYFEIHPEGKVPALVVTDNEKQHVYKESIDIANYLDEKYPEPPLYNEATKARDLELLDHFSKIATIFSNCIHGKDKRKLNEIIVEISSLLKEFEKELETRGTIFFGGFQPGMLDIFMWPWVERRKSLSLIYKEPMSPDNSSFTHIVEWVQNMKGQPFVQENECCHEKFAQLIENMNSGKVDFDKL, encoded by the exons ATGAGCAGCGAACATCTTGGAGCTG GCTCCCAGAAACCAGCTGAAATAAAAGGACAAGCACGTTTGTATAGTATGAAATTTTGTCCTTTTGCCCACCGTATTCGGTTAATATTgtcttataaaaaaattcctcATGACATTGTTAACATCAACTTAATGAATAAGCCAGAATGGTATTTTGAg atTCATCCTGAGGGTAAGGTTCCAGCATTAGTTGTCACCGATAATGAAAAGCAACATGTCTATAAAGAATCCATAGATATAGCAAACTATTTGGATGAAAAATACCCTGAACCACCTCTATATAATGAAGCAACCAAGGCTCGTGATTTGGAGCTCTTAGACCATTTTTCCaaa ATTGCtacaattttctcaaattGTATACATGgtaaagataaaagaaaattgaatgaaattattgttgaaatatCAAGTCTGTTAAAAGAGTTTGAGAAGGAATTAGAAACACGTGGAACTATTTTCTTTGGAG GTTTTCAACCTGGAATGTTGGATATATTCATGTGGCCCTGGGTTGAACGAAGGAAAAGTTTGTCTTTAATTTATAAGGAACCAATGAGTCCTGATAACAGTAGTTTCACACATATA GTTGAATGGGTTCAAAATATGAAAGGTCAGCCATTTGTTCAAGAAAACGAATGTTGTCATGAAAAGTTTGCACAGTTGATCGAAAATATGAATTCAGGAAAAGTTGACTTTGATAAACTATAA